Proteins from a single region of Nitrososphaerota archaeon:
- a CDS encoding type II toxin-antitoxin system VapC family toxin, with amino-acid sequence MLIEILDKESQKGDELLASLEEAGEEAGTTSINMHELLYGLKKYSRSDAKLSQLRVAPYTKEDAELSSRLELAAEKRGTAVRRLDSMIAAIAVNRSAKLSTFDLRHFEQFAKDGLKLFRPGDVSGAHLQGRDAGREKQNDRPS; translated from the coding sequence GTGCTCATCGAGATCCTCGACAAGGAGTCGCAGAAAGGTGACGAACTGCTGGCGTCGCTGGAGGAAGCGGGCGAGGAGGCGGGGACGACTTCGATAAACATGCACGAGCTGCTGTACGGCTTGAAGAAGTACTCCCGTTCAGATGCGAAGCTGTCGCAGTTACGCGTGGCGCCGTACACGAAGGAGGACGCGGAACTGTCGTCGCGGCTCGAGCTGGCAGCGGAGAAGCGGGGGACCGCGGTCAGGAGGCTGGACTCGATGATAGCCGCGATAGCGGTCAACAGGTCGGCCAAGCTTTCGACCTTCGACCTGCGCCACTTCGAGCAGTTCGCCAAGGACGGGCTCAAGCTGTTCCGCCCAGGTGACGTGTCCGGGGCCCATCTCCAGGGCCGGGATGCCGGCCGCGAGAAACAGAACGACCGCCCCTCTTGA